In a genomic window of Zingiber officinale cultivar Zhangliang chromosome 9B, Zo_v1.1, whole genome shotgun sequence:
- the LOC122024853 gene encoding non-specific lipid transfer protein GPI-anchored 31-like: MAMTNFCSPPLLLLLLLCVAAVSTSHGDAAHHRHAAAPAPTAADCSSTLLSLSDCLSFVEEGSHEPKPQKQCCSGLKKIVSEAAEAACLCDALGQGARLGLSLNVTKALALPSSCGISTPRLSQCKVVLAGVPAAAPAPSPSGPATAPSPFSGHPSAAAPLLSNAPVDSLVGAIAICFYIYIHVAWTK, translated from the exons ATGGCCATGACCAACTTCTGCTCTCCTCCTCTGCTCCTGCTCCTCCTCCTCTGTGTCGCCGCCGTGTCAACTTCCCACGGTGACGCGGCTCACCACCGCCATGCAGCTGCACCCGCACCGACCGCGGCCGACTGCTCCTCTACTCTCTTAAGCCTCTCCGACTGCCTCTCCTTCGTGGAGGAGGGGAGCCACGAGCCCAAGCCGCAGAAACAGTGCTGCTCCGGCCTCAAGAAGATCGTCTCCGAGGCGGCGGAGGCGGCGTGCCTCTGCGATGCTCTCGGCCAGGGAGCAAGGTTAGGGCTCAGCCTCAACGTCACCAAGGCCCTGGCTCTTCCTTCTTCCTGCGGGATCTCCACTCCTCGCCTCAGTCAATGCAAAG TTGTCCTCGCCGGTGTTCCCGCAGCAGCTCCTG CTCCATCTCCTTCTGGACCAGCCACTGCCCCATCTCCATTTTCAGGTCACCCAAGTGCAGCTGCTCCTTTATTATCAAATGCACCAGTTGATAGCCTCGTCGGCGCAATTGCTATTTGCTTCTACATCTATATACATGTTGCATGGACGAAATAA